Below is a genomic region from Tumebacillus amylolyticus.
ACGGAAGAGTCTAACTTTTGCAGAGGGGGTTTTTTTCAACATGAAAGACAAAGTGGTTATCGTCACAGGCGGCAGTTCGGGCATGGGCAAAGCGATGGCGAAAAAGTTCGCCGCAGAGGGCGCTTTCGTCACCATCACCGGGCGCACGCTTGAGAATTTAGAAGCGACCAAGCAAGAGATTCAAACGTTTGACGGCCAAGTGCTCTGCGTGCAAATGGACGTGCGCGATCCGGAACTCGTCCAGCAAATGGTCGACAAAACCAAGCAAACGTTTGGTCGAATCGATTTCCTCGTCAACAACGCCGCCGGCAACTTCGTCGTCCCGGCCGAGAAGCTCTCGATCAACGGCTGGAACTCCGTCATCAACATCGTCCTGAACGGGACGTTCTACTGCTCGCAAACTGTGGGCCAGCACTGGATCGAATCGGGCACCAAAGGCTCGATTCTGAACATCCTCGCGACCTACGCATGGACGGCGGGACCCGGCGTGATCCACTCCGCAAGCGCCAAAGCGGGCGTCATGGCGATGACCCGCACGATGGCCGTCGAGTGGGGCCAACGCTACGGAATCCGCGTCAACGCCATCGCGCCTGGCCCGATCGAAAACACCGGCGGCATGGACAAATTGGTCATGTCGGAGAAGCACTACAACGCGATGATGCGCTCGATTCCGCTCGGTCGCCTCGGCAAACCGGAAGAGATCGCCGACCTCGCGTACTTCCTGTTCTCCGATTCGGCTGCCTACATCAACGGCGACATCATCACGATGGACGGCGGTCAGTGGCTGAACAACATGATGTTCCTCTAAGGTACGAAGACATTCCCAGCGTAAGCGGCCGCTTCTGTGCATAGCCTACTACTACACAATCTCAGGAGGTGGCACGTCATGGAAACGACGACGAAGCGGGACCCGAAAGTTTTTGTCATCCTTGGTTGGATCTTTGCAGTCGTAACCCTGTTCTTCCTGCCCATTCTGTTTGGCCCGGCGGCAATCGTCATGGGGGCGCTGGCAATCCCGCGCGGAGCCAAAACGCAAGGCATCTTGATCATCCTCCTCGCCATCGTTTTCATGGTGATCTCGTTCATTCTGGGGGCTCTGGCGTTCTCCTACCTCTCCACCCGCATGTAACAGCCCTCATTCACCACCTGTTCCCCTCGTGCATACGGTAGGTAGTAGCCCAACGAGTTGAACAGGAGGTGAGCAGCCAAGTGAGTACCATTGGACTGCTTGAAGGCTGGGCGGAAGGTCGACCCGTACGCTATGTGGCAGCCGGGCTCACCCCGCTGACCCTGTCAGGAATGTACGTCCTGATCAGAGGCTACGACCCAAAAGGCGGGCCGCTACTGCTCGCCCGTCATAAACAAATCCTCGACTCCGTGCCGGGGATGTCCACCTATAGTTCCTTGCGCGTGGTCCACTTTGTCGAGGCCCCGTCGGAACTTGCACCGGATTCCATCAAAAGCGTGCAAGACGTCATGCGCCGCGGTCTGCGTTTGCGCACCCCCGGCATGATCGTCAACGCACCCGTCGTTCCCTTGGATGCCAAGAGTCCGGTCTACCCTGTCGTTCCGGCGTGGCATGAAGGCCAGATGATCGGCTACCTCGACATCGGACCTACGCCGATTCGCTCGGGCAACGTCTTCCAACCGATTCGCGGGATCGACAAGACCACCGGCAAGATCGTACCCGTTCCGGATTCGAAACTGCTCTTCGACATGCTCCCGAGTCACCCGATGTACAGTCCGATCTGGCGGTTGCACTATGTGCGCGTGCCCGAGGACTTCGACGTCGACAAACTGCGCAACGTCCAGCATATCGCCGAACACAAACTGGCCGTCCGCCCGACGACGTCGTTCCTCAACCTGCCGATCCCCGATGTCGGGGTATGAAAAAAAAACCACGTTCCGCACTTGCGGGGAACGTGGTTTTTGCTTATTGCTCGTTTTCGATCAGCAAGGCCAACTTCGTCACCGCTTGGTCGGCATCGTTGCCTTCCGCGCGGATGATGATCTCAGCGCCGTTCGAAATCGCGAGCGACATGATGCCCATGATGCTCTTGGCGTTGACGGACTTGCCTTCCTTCTCCACAAAAACATCGCTTGCGTACTTGTTCGCTTCTTGCACGAACAGAGCAGCCGGTCGCGCATGCAAACCGGAGCGCAAGCCAACGGTTACTTTTTTCTCTGCCACCGCTAAGGTCCCTCCTCAACGTCACTTAACGCTAGTATACCATATGAGGAAAAATTTATGACGAAAAATGTTTAGATCCCTTTGCCTTCTTTGACACGCTCTGCCATGTCATCGAGTTTGCGCAACCGGTGGTTGACGCCCGACTTCGAGACTTTTCCAGGCAACATCTCCCCGAGTTCCTTCAAATTGATGTCGGGGAACTGCAAGCGAATCTCGGCGATCTCCCGCAACTTCGGCGGCAAGTTGTCAAGACCAATGACTTTTTGCAGAAGTTTGATGTTCTCAATCTGACGGACAGACGCTTCGATGGTTTTGTTCAAGTTCGCCGTCTCGCAGTTGACGAGGCGGTTGACTTGGTTGCGCATCCCTTTGACGATCCGCACGTCTTCGAAACGCAACAGGGCCTGGTGTGCGCCGATGATGTTCAAGAACTCGATGATCTTCTCGACTTCCTTGAGGTAGACGACGTACGTGTTCTTGCGGTCGATCAGCTTGGCGTTGAGATCGTACGCGTTCACATGTTCAAGCAACGCTTCGCTGTGGTCGAGGTCGGTGGAGGAGATCTCCAAGTGGTACGACGAGCCCTCGGGATCGTTGACCGAACCGCCCGCCATGAACGCCCCGCGCAAGTAGGAACGCTTACAGCAGGGTTTTTTGACCAAGTCGGGGTTGATCCCGGAGACGAACGTCAAATTGGAGTTGGCGATGCACAGTTCTTGGAGAATCTCCGGCGCGTTGTACGGCACGCGCATCATGTAGATGTTGTTTTTCTTGAGTCGCATCTTCTTACGGACGAGCAGTTCGGCGTGAACCCCGAACAGTTCCTTGAGCAACGTGTACATGCGGCGGGCAATCGCCGCGTTCTCCGTTGTGACGTCCAGCGAGAAGCGTTTGTTGGCGATGACGACCGCGCCGTTCATTCGGATCATCGCGGCGAGCTCCGCCCGCTTGCAGCAGGGTTTGAGGTCGAGCATCGTCAGTTCTTTTTTCGTGCGAGCGGCGAAAGACAAGGTCGTTCACCTCCTATCCTATCCAGACCGATACGTGGAATTATTTGCGAAGTTTGTTCGGATCGCGCCCGATCAGTGCGAGAATTTGCTCCGAGATGCGACGCGCATCGTGACGCGCGTAGATCGAGTAATGTAAAAAGTTGCGGGCGATGACGTTGAGCCCCATGTTCTGCAAGTTCCAGAGGTCGGCGACGACCGGGATGGATTCCTTTTCCCGATACTGCTCGACGACAGCCGGCGGAATCGGAGCGGAGTTGACGAGGATGTAGTCGAACAGTTCGACGCCCACATGGTCGTAAATCGCTTGGACATGCTCCGACGCCGTATAGTCGTCCGTCTCCCCCGCTTGCGTCATCACGTTGCATACGTAAATTTTCTTGGCACTTGCTTCCTTGATCGCCTCGGTCAACCCCGTAACGAGCAAGTTCGGCAAGATGCTGGTGTAGAGCGAACCCGGCCCGATGACGATCGCATCCGCCTCGCGAATCGCTTCCAGCGATTCAGGCAGCGGATCGAGGTTGTTCGGATGCACTTCGACACGCTCGATTTTTTTGTTCGCTTTGGGAATCTGCGACTCGCCTTCGACAAACGTACCGTCTGCAAAAAACGCTCGTAGAATGACCGCTTCGCGTACCGCCGGCAGCACGCGCCCGTTGACGGCGAGGACTTGCGAAGACTGCTTGATCGCCGTCTCAAAGTCCCCCGCGACATCGGTCATCGCCGCGATGAACAGATTGCCGAAACTGTGTCCCGCCAAACCCTCTCCGCCTTTGAAGCGGTACTGCCAGAGCTTCTCCATAAAAGGTTCCGTGTCGGACAGCGCCACGAGACAAGCGCGAATGTCACCGGGCGGCGGGATGTCCAGTTCGGAACGCAACCGCCCGGACGAGCCGCCGTCATCGGCGACCGTGACGACCGCCGTGATGTCGATGTCAAACTCCTTCAAACCGCGAAGCAGCGTCGAGAGGCCCGTTCCGCCGCCGACGACGACGACGCGGGGCTTGCGTTTCTCCAGCAGCATCTGCGTGCGGGTGATCTGCTCATCCCGCCACCAACCAAACGCCAAGAGTCCCGAGCCGAGCAACAAACAAACCAATCCGATGACCGACGATTGGCCGGGCACGCTGTGGATTCCGATACCGGCCGCGATCAGACCGAGCCCGAAGGAGCAGACGGTCCACGCGAGGAGCAACCAGTAGCGCACCATCGGTGGATCAACTCTTTTCCGAGTCGCGGTGAACGACGGTCGTCCATTCGCGGTCTTTGATGTGTTCGTGGAGATATTCGGCGAGCGCCACCGAGCGGTGCTTGCCGCCCGTACACCCGATGCCGATCACGAGCTGGGTCTTGCCTTCCTTGCGAAACTGCGGCAACAGGAAGTCCACCATGTCGGTCAACTTGTTGGCAAACGCGTGAGTGATCGGCCACTTCATGACATAGTCGTACACGTCTTGGTCACGACCGGTCAACGGGCGCAAGTGGTCGACATAGTGCGGATTCGGCAGGAAGCGCACGTCGAAGATCATGTCCGCTTCGATCGGCACGCCGTGTTTGAACCCAAACGACATGATGTCGACTTTCATGTGTTGCTGGTCGATGTGCGAGAACCGCTCGACGATCTGCTGACGAAGGGCGCTCGCTTTCAAGTTGGTCGTGTTGATGATGAGGTCCGCTTTGCCGCGAATCTCTTCCAACATCTCGCGCTCTTCGTGGATGCCCTCGACGACACGTCCGTCCTTCGCCAACGGATGGCGACGGCGCGTTTCTTTGAATCGACGGACGATCGTCGAATCATCCGCTTCGAGAAATACGATCTGGTAGTTGACGCCGCCCTTCTGCTCCAACTCTTGCAGAGCATCGAACACCGTGTTGAAAAAATCACCGCCGCGCATGTCGCAGACGAGGCCGACCTTGGTGACCTTGCCTTGCGATTGCACGATCAGGTCGCCAAACTTGGGAATCAAAGCCGGCGGCAAGTTGTCAACGCAGAAAAACCCGATGTCTTCCAGCGCGTCAATCGTCACCGATTTCCCCGCACCGGACAGACCCGTAATGATCAATAAATTGATCTCCGTTTGCATGGTGTTCACCCCGCTTCACTCAGAATCCATACCTCCTAGTGTACCAGAAGCACCTAAGGAAAGGAAGAAAGCACCCACACAAAGCCCCCCCATCGAAAAAAAGAGCCTTGGCACACGCATGTGCCAAGGCTCCTTTTTCAATCAGGCGTTACTTGTCGTTGTCTTCGGGGTCCGGTGTCTCGCTCGGGAGTTCGTCCGAAACTTCCTCCTGTGCCGCAACTTCGGCACGAAGTTCTGCGTACGCTTCCTCACGGTCGAAGTCCGCCTCTTCGACGACTTCCACCGTTTCGATCACGAGACCTTCGAGGTCTGCAAGCGCCGCGGCCGAAGCGAGCGCCATTTCGTTTGGCATCTCCGACTCGAACTCCGCTTCGAGGTCCTCGACCGACTCCAAACCGAACGAGTTGCTTCCGTACAGTGCCTCTTCCATCTTGAATCGACGGACGGAGTGGTCGAGCTGTTCCGCAAGACCCGCCAGTACAGTCGCCGCCGAAGAGATCTCTTGCATCCCCGCCAACTGCTGTTGCGTGGCTGCCGATACTTCCTCGACGCTCGCCGCCGCTTCCTCGGTGATCGACGCGACGTCCTCGATGTTCCCAAGCACTTGCTGGGTCGAACTCGCAATCGAATCGGTCGTCGAAGCGACCGTCTGCACTTGAGTCAGCATCTCTTCGATCGAAGACAAGATGACGTCGAAGGAGCGGTTGGTTTCGTTCATCGCACGCACACCGTCTCCGACGCGCTTGTTCGTGCCCGCCAACGCCGCTTTCATCGTCTCCATCCCCTGTTGGGAATCGCTTACGATGTCGCGGACTTCGTTGGCCGCTTTCGAAGATTGGTCGGCCAGCAATTTGACTTCGCCGGCAACGACTGCGAATCCGCGCCCGTGCTCTCCGGCACGCGCTGCTTCAATCGCGGCGTTGAGCGCCAGCAAGTTCGTTTGAGCTGCAATCTCGGTGATGACGTTGACGATCTCGATGATGCGGCTCAATTGATGGTAGAGCACTTCGAACGCTTCCACCGTATCGGTGTTCGCATCGCGGATGCCGTCGATCTGCTCGGACGTGAGTTCCAGCACTTCGCGCCCAATGGACGCGACTTGGGAAGTTTCCTCCGCCTTGCCGACGATGACGTCCATCGTCGTGGTGATCTCGCCGACCGCTTCGGCCAGTTGGTTCATGAGGTTCGCACTGTCTTGCGAACGCTCGACTTGGCGGGACGTACCCTCGGCCACTTCTTGGACCGTGATGGCCACCGAATGACCGGCGCGGTTGGACTCTTCCGCCGAAGTTGCCATGCGTTGCGACGCAGCTGCGACTTGGTACGACGCTTCGCCGACTTGCCCGATGATCACGCGCAAATTGGCAATAACCGCCGATGTCGAGCGTGCCAGTTGGCCCAGCTCATCATGAGCGCGAATGTTCGGATCGACGCGCAGGTCCCCGTCTGCCAACACTTCGTTGACTTCGACCAAACGCGAGATGCGCTTGAGGAAGTAGCGGTTGGTGGCGAGACCCAGAGCTCCTGCGAGAATTGCGATCACGGCGATGACGACCAGCGTCATGACCCACGAACTGACATAAGTGGTATGAAGGACAGACTTGGAGTCTTCGATGACGGCCACGTTTTTCTTGTTGATATCGTCAAGCGTTGAAGTCAGCTTCTTGTACGAAGCGGAGAGATTCCCTTCCCAGAGCTGGAACGCGACGATCTGGCTTTTTAAGGACTCTTCGATGACCTTGTTCTGGGCATCGGAGTAGGATTGCCAGTTTTTCTTGAGTTCAGCGACTTTCTTCTGATCTTCCTCAGTTGTTGCGACCTTCTCGTACTCCTCAATGCTCTGCTTCATCTGCAGGTTGAGTTTGTCCAAGTTGGTGGACAACACTTTGCGTCCATCATTCGTGTCGGTTCGGATGTAGTTGACGATCAAACGGTCGTACTGTGAAACCTGCACCTTCATGTCTTCGGCTAAGCGCATCGCGGTGAGGTTCTCTGTGAGGGCCTTCTCCATGTCGTTGTTCAGGCGCGACAATTGAAAAATCGAGGTTGCCCCCACCAAGACAATTCCGCAAAACGTAACGAAGATGATGAGACCGAGTTTTTGGCTGAGACGCAACTTGAATCGGTTGTCTACCGCTTCATAAAAGCGGTCTAGCAGCGACAGGATTCCCGATTTCTTCAGGGCAGTTTTGAAGTACTTCTTAGTAGTCATAGCTCTCCACCCCCTCAGCAGCAAAGAATAATTTAAACTCTCACCAATTCTCTGTCAGGGTTATGGTTTCCTGCTCACACACTGAATAAAATTTTGTGCAAATTCTAAACAAGTTGAGCTAATCAATGCTACCGAACCATTTAAATCCCTGACTCCGGGCGCCATTCGATCAGCTCATATTCCGGTGTATACCGGAACGTGCCGGTCACCAGACCCTCCGCCTCCCGAATCTGTGGGAGGAACCGTTTGTCCCCCTCCGCCATCGGGCGCTTCATCCACTCGTCGAGCGGTACCCATTCCAAAATTCCTTCTTCACACTCGGACACCAATTCGCCCGTAAACGAGCCGGCCGCAAACGTGAACAACATCCAGTGGTTCACGAGTTGTCCGTTTTCTTCGACGAGGATCGTAAACACGCCGCGCAGTTCAGGGTCTTGCAACACCAGACCCGTCTCTTCGCCGATTTCGCGTACGACCGCTTCATGCAGGGATTCGCCGGTTTCGACTTTGCCGCCCGGCACGACCCACCAGCCGCGTCTGGGCTTTTGCAACATCAAAACCTTATCTTCTTGTTCGATTACACAATGGACTACAAGTTGCATCACTTTATCACCTTTTTTCAGAATAACACCGCTTCTCGAAATAAAAAAGGGGCGAGGACTCTCTTTCAAGAGTATCCTCGCCCGTGAACAGTATCTATACATTGTAAAGGGGGGTCAATGTGATATCTACACTATAGCGCAGAAATATTTCACAAGTGTTACAAACGGGTTAACAAAGAGTGACAGTTGTTCACAGTTCAAAAAAAAGCCCGGCACACGCGAGGCGTGGACCGGGCTTCTTTTTCACAAACGGGGTGGAGATTAGAAGGATTTCGCGACTTGCTTCGCTTTTTCAACGCCGGCAGCTTTGATTTCAGCAGCTTTGTCCGGTTGTGCAGCTTGACCTTCGACGAAGATCGATTCCAGGGAGAAGCCGAGGAATTGTGCGATGGTCGCCAGGTAGCGGTTGCCAAAGTCCCAATCGCGGGTCGGGCCTTCGGAGTACACGCCGCCGGACGCTTGGATGTGGACCGCTTTTTTGCCGCCAAGCAGACCTTGCGGGCCTTGTTCGGTGTACTTGAAGGTCTTGCCTGCCACGCAGATGGAGTCGATGTACGCTTTGAATACCGGAGGGAACGAGAAGTTCCAGAACGGGGTGACAAATACATACTTGTCAGCGCCGACGAACTCGTCAGCCAGTTCGTTCAGGCGGGTTACTTTCGCTTGCTCGCCTGCGGAGAGGGTGGAGAAATCAGCGCCCGAGCGCAGTTTGCCCCAGCCGCCCATGACTTCTTCGTCGATGTGCGGGATGTTGAGTTTGTAGAGGTCGAGGTGAACGACTTCGTCGGACGGGTTTGCCTCGCGGTAAGATTCAACGAATGCTTGACCGGTGGTCAGACCGAAGGAATGTTCAACCGGGTTCGGGTTTGCGGTGATGTACAGAACTTTTGCCATTGTTAGATTCATCCTTTCATGCTGTGGGTTTTAGGTTTAGACGAGGTCAATGAGCATAAACTCGGCCCCATCAGGACTGCTGAGGGTGAGGGTTGGAACGTCAGAGATCCGCGCTGCATCGCCTTCGTGCATCAACTCGCCGTTGAGGTCGAGGATGCCGCGAATGACGAAGACATAAAAGAGCCGATTCGCATCATCTGCAGTGTGAGTTAAGGTCAGACCTTTCTCTAAGTTAGAAAGGAACACCGTCACATCTTGATTCATGTGCATCGCGCCTTCAACGCCGCGTCCGGAGACGACGGGAAGCAGGGTGTTGCGCTGCTGTTCCTTGGTGAACTCCGCTTGTTCCCACGAAGGCGTGAGACCTTGCTTGTTCGGCAAGAACCAGAGCTGCAGGAAGTGGACGGGCTCCGTCTTGGAGTGGTTGTACTCCGAGTGGTAGACGCCGGTTCCGGCCGTCATGCGTTGAACTTCACCCGGACGAAGCACGCCGATGTTGCCCATGCTGTCTTGGTGTTCCAACGCGCCGTCGATCACATAGGTCATGATCTCCATATCTGCATGCGGGTGGCGGCCGAAGCCCTCGCCCGCTTGGACGGTGTCGTCATTGAAGACACGCAGAACTCCGAAACGGACGTTTTGCGGATCATAGTATTCCGCAAATGAGAAGCTAAAGCGTGAGGTCAGCCAACCGTGCGAAGCTGTGTAGCGTTCCTGTGCTCGAATGAGTTGGATCATCTGTGTGTCACCCCTTGTCTATCATGTCCGTTTCCCTGAGAACCAACACTGGATTAGTAGCTAACTAAAAGTAAGCATCGAACTTTATGTGAGTATCATAGGTGATCCCTCTACCTTTTGTCAAGGGTCTTGTGTTACACTATCTTCAGGAGATGATGAGCAT
It encodes:
- the fadH gene encoding 2,4-dienoyl-CoA reductase, with translation MKDKVVIVTGGSSGMGKAMAKKFAAEGAFVTITGRTLENLEATKQEIQTFDGQVLCVQMDVRDPELVQQMVDKTKQTFGRIDFLVNNAAGNFVVPAEKLSINGWNSVINIVLNGTFYCSQTVGQHWIESGTKGSILNILATYAWTAGPGVIHSASAKAGVMAMTRTMAVEWGQRYGIRVNAIAPGPIENTGGMDKLVMSEKHYNAMMRSIPLGRLGKPEEIADLAYFLFSDSAAYINGDIITMDGGQWLNNMMFL
- a CDS encoding HPr family phosphocarrier protein, which translates into the protein MAEKKVTVGLRSGLHARPAALFVQEANKYASDVFVEKEGKSVNAKSIMGIMSLAISNGAEIIIRAEGNDADQAVTKLALLIENEQ
- the whiA gene encoding DNA-binding protein WhiA → MSFAARTKKELTMLDLKPCCKRAELAAMIRMNGAVVIANKRFSLDVTTENAAIARRMYTLLKELFGVHAELLVRKKMRLKKNNIYMMRVPYNAPEILQELCIANSNLTFVSGINPDLVKKPCCKRSYLRGAFMAGGSVNDPEGSSYHLEISSTDLDHSEALLEHVNAYDLNAKLIDRKNTYVVYLKEVEKIIEFLNIIGAHQALLRFEDVRIVKGMRNQVNRLVNCETANLNKTIEASVRQIENIKLLQKVIGLDNLPPKLREIAEIRLQFPDINLKELGEMLPGKVSKSGVNHRLRKLDDMAERVKEGKGI
- the yvcK gene encoding YvcK family protein, whose translation is MVRYWLLLAWTVCSFGLGLIAAGIGIHSVPGQSSVIGLVCLLLGSGLLAFGWWRDEQITRTQMLLEKRKPRVVVVGGGTGLSTLLRGLKEFDIDITAVVTVADDGGSSGRLRSELDIPPPGDIRACLVALSDTEPFMEKLWQYRFKGGEGLAGHSFGNLFIAAMTDVAGDFETAIKQSSQVLAVNGRVLPAVREAVILRAFFADGTFVEGESQIPKANKKIERVEVHPNNLDPLPESLEAIREADAIVIGPGSLYTSILPNLLVTGLTEAIKEASAKKIYVCNVMTQAGETDDYTASEHVQAIYDHVGVELFDYILVNSAPIPPAVVEQYREKESIPVVADLWNLQNMGLNVIARNFLHYSIYARHDARRISEQILALIGRDPNKLRK
- the rapZ gene encoding RNase adapter RapZ translates to MQTEINLLIITGLSGAGKSVTIDALEDIGFFCVDNLPPALIPKFGDLIVQSQGKVTKVGLVCDMRGGDFFNTVFDALQELEQKGGVNYQIVFLEADDSTIVRRFKETRRRHPLAKDGRVVEGIHEEREMLEEIRGKADLIINTTNLKASALRQQIVERFSHIDQQHMKVDIMSFGFKHGVPIEADMIFDVRFLPNPHYVDHLRPLTGRDQDVYDYVMKWPITHAFANKLTDMVDFLLPQFRKEGKTQLVIGIGCTGGKHRSVALAEYLHEHIKDREWTTVVHRDSEKS
- a CDS encoding methyl-accepting chemotaxis protein gives rise to the protein MTTKKYFKTALKKSGILSLLDRFYEAVDNRFKLRLSQKLGLIIFVTFCGIVLVGATSIFQLSRLNNDMEKALTENLTAMRLAEDMKVQVSQYDRLIVNYIRTDTNDGRKVLSTNLDKLNLQMKQSIEEYEKVATTEEDQKKVAELKKNWQSYSDAQNKVIEESLKSQIVAFQLWEGNLSASYKKLTSTLDDINKKNVAVIEDSKSVLHTTYVSSWVMTLVVIAVIAILAGALGLATNRYFLKRISRLVEVNEVLADGDLRVDPNIRAHDELGQLARSTSAVIANLRVIIGQVGEASYQVAAASQRMATSAEESNRAGHSVAITVQEVAEGTSRQVERSQDSANLMNQLAEAVGEITTTMDVIVGKAEETSQVASIGREVLELTSEQIDGIRDANTDTVEAFEVLYHQLSRIIEIVNVITEIAAQTNLLALNAAIEAARAGEHGRGFAVVAGEVKLLADQSSKAANEVRDIVSDSQQGMETMKAALAGTNKRVGDGVRAMNETNRSFDVILSSIEEMLTQVQTVASTTDSIASSTQQVLGNIEDVASITEEAAASVEEVSAATQQQLAGMQEISSAATVLAGLAEQLDHSVRRFKMEEALYGSNSFGLESVEDLEAEFESEMPNEMALASAAALADLEGLVIETVEVVEEADFDREEAYAELRAEVAAQEEVSDELPSETPDPEDNDK
- a CDS encoding NUDIX hydrolase: MQLVVHCVIEQEDKVLMLQKPRRGWWVVPGGKVETGESLHEAVVREIGEETGLVLQDPELRGVFTILVEENGQLVNHWMLFTFAAGSFTGELVSECEEGILEWVPLDEWMKRPMAEGDKRFLPQIREAEGLVTGTFRYTPEYELIEWRPESGI
- a CDS encoding FMN-dependent NADH-azoreductase, whose protein sequence is MAKVLYITANPNPVEHSFGLTTGQAFVESYREANPSDEVVHLDLYKLNIPHIDEEVMGGWGKLRSGADFSTLSAGEQAKVTRLNELADEFVGADKYVFVTPFWNFSFPPVFKAYIDSICVAGKTFKYTEQGPQGLLGGKKAVHIQASGGVYSEGPTRDWDFGNRYLATIAQFLGFSLESIFVEGQAAQPDKAAEIKAAGVEKAKQVAKSF
- a CDS encoding pirin family protein, whose protein sequence is MIQLIRAQERYTASHGWLTSRFSFSFAEYYDPQNVRFGVLRVFNDDTVQAGEGFGRHPHADMEIMTYVIDGALEHQDSMGNIGVLRPGEVQRMTAGTGVYHSEYNHSKTEPVHFLQLWFLPNKQGLTPSWEQAEFTKEQQRNTLLPVVSGRGVEGAMHMNQDVTVFLSNLEKGLTLTHTADDANRLFYVFVIRGILDLNGELMHEGDAARISDVPTLTLSSPDGAEFMLIDLV